The Streptomyces phaeolivaceus genome has a window encoding:
- a CDS encoding DivIVA domain-containing protein, which translates to MFMFLFLVVALAVVVAAVTLAVVGGGDNAVLPEAEGERLQDPLPADRPVNRADVEALRFPLAVRGYRMVDVDDALGRLSAEIAERDARIADLESALAGARVPHAISLDKPEEGDHR; encoded by the coding sequence ATGTTCATGTTCTTGTTCCTGGTCGTCGCGCTCGCCGTCGTGGTCGCCGCGGTGACGCTGGCCGTCGTCGGCGGCGGCGACAACGCGGTGCTGCCGGAGGCCGAGGGCGAGCGGCTCCAGGATCCGCTGCCGGCGGACCGCCCGGTCAACCGCGCGGACGTCGAGGCGCTCCGCTTCCCGCTCGCCGTCCGCGGCTACCGCATGGTGGACGTGGACGACGCCCTCGGCCGCCTCAGCGCCGAGATCGCCGAGCGGGACGCCCGGATCGCCGACCTGGAGTCCGCGCTCGCGGGCGCCCGGGTGCCGCACGCGATCTCGCTGGACAAGCCGGAGGAGGGCGACCACCGATGA